A genomic segment from Wolbachia endosymbiont of Ctenocephalides felis wCfeF encodes:
- a CDS encoding Putative signal peptide peptidase SppA, with translation MWINKPIMVERRSFELLSLYNSKQPIFKNLKHFHINPKGIAIIRIYGVLTKKTEAFDHILDMTSYENIHEEIESALEDKSIETILLDIDSPGGEVNGVFDLADFIYSARGKKRIIAIANDDAYSAAYAIASSAEKIFLTRTSGVGSIGVIASHIDQSRFDEKQGIKYTTIFAGSRKNDLNPHEPMTSESLESLQKEVDRLYEMFVQLIARNRNLSIEAIKSTEAGLYFGEKAVEIDLADGVTTFFEFINNHRSVSMTTNELTEEGYENCRREILEIIRLCNVSKMPEKIGEFIEQGVSIEQAREVLMELLAERTKKTEILSAIPQNSGEDLMTQAAKSRCI, from the coding sequence ATGTGGATAAATAAGCCAATAATGGTAGAGAGAAGAAGCTTTGAACTACTATCATTATATAACAGCAAACAACCTATCTTTAAAAACTTAAAGCATTTTCATATAAACCCAAAAGGAATAGCAATAATACGTATTTATGGAGTTTTGACAAAAAAAACAGAAGCTTTTGATCATATTTTAGACATGACTTCGTATGAAAATATTCATGAAGAGATAGAGAGTGCTTTAGAAGATAAAAGCATAGAGACGATTCTACTTGACATAGACAGTCCAGGAGGGGAAGTAAACGGTGTCTTTGACCTAGCTGATTTTATCTATAGTGCAAGAGGAAAAAAGAGGATAATAGCAATAGCAAATGATGATGCATATTCTGCTGCATATGCTATAGCTTCTAGCGCTGAAAAGATTTTTCTCACCCGCACTTCAGGAGTTGGGAGTATAGGAGTAATAGCAAGTCATATAGATCAAAGTAGATTTGATGAAAAGCAAGGTATTAAGTACACCACAATCTTTGCTGGTAGTCGAAAGAATGATTTAAACCCACATGAGCCAATGACGTCTGAAAGTCTGGAAAGCTTACAAAAAGAAGTAGACCGACTATATGAAATGTTTGTGCAGCTAATAGCACGTAATCGAAATCTTTCTATAGAAGCAATCAAATCAACGGAAGCAGGGCTATATTTTGGGGAGAAAGCAGTAGAAATAGATCTTGCAGATGGAGTTACAACATTTTTTGAATTTATCAATAATCATAGGAGTGTTAGTATGACAACTAATGAGTTAACTGAGGAAGGCTACGAGAACTGTCGTAGAGAAATTTTAGAGATAATAAGATTATGTAATGTATCAAAGATGCCAGAGAAAATAGGAGAATTTATAGAGCAAGGCGTAAGTATTGAGCAAGCCAGGGAAGTGTTAATGGAATTACTTGCAGAGAGAACGAAGAAGACAGAGATACTGAGTGCAATACCGCAGAATTCAGGAGAAGATTTAATGACACAGGCAGCGAAAAGTCGGTGCATTTAA